Proteins encoded in a region of the Oncorhynchus clarkii lewisi isolate Uvic-CL-2024 chromosome 18, UVic_Ocla_1.0, whole genome shotgun sequence genome:
- the LOC139373915 gene encoding uncharacterized protein, which translates to MEKPSTSGPPVLWSPPTPEPSTSGPPVLWSPPTPEPSTSGPPVLWSPPTPEPSTSGPPVLWSPPTPEPSTSGPPVLWSPPTPEPSTSGPPVLWSPPTPEPSTSGPPVLWSPPTPEPSTSGPPVLWSPPTPEPSTSGPPVLWSPPTPEPSTSGPPVLWSPPTPEPSTSGPPVLWSPPTPEPSTSGPPVLWSPPTPEPSTSGPPVLWSPPTPEPSTSGPPVLWSPPTPEPSTSGPPVLWSPPPPEPSTSGPPVLWILPPPPPRPLFCGLSPYEICNYN; encoded by the coding sequence AGCCCTCCACCTCTGGGCCCCCTGTTCTGTGGAGCCCTCCTACTCCAGAGCCCTCCACCTCTGGGCCCCCTGTTCTGTGGAGCCCTCCTACTCCAGAGCCCTCCACCTCTGGGCCCCCTGTTCTGTGGAGCCCTCCTACTCCAGAGCCCTCCACCTCTGGGCCCCCTGTTCTGTGGAGCCCTCCTACTCCAGAGCCCTCCACCTCTGGGCCCCCTGTTCTGTGGAGCCCTCCTACTCCAGAGCCCTCCACCTCTGGGCCCCCTGTTCTGTGGAGCCCTCCTACTCCAGAGCCCTCCACCTCTGGGCCCCCTGTTCTGTGGAGCCCTCCTACTCCAGAGCCCTCCACCTCTGGGCCCCCTGTTCTGTGGAGCCCTCCTACTCCAGAGCCCTCCACCTCTGGGCCCCCTGTTCTGTGGAGCCCTCCTACTCCAGAGCCCTCCACCTCTGGGCCCCCTGTTCTGTGGAGCCCTCCTACTCCAGAGCCCTCCACCTCTGGGCCCCCTGTTCTGTGGAGCCCTCCTACTCCAGAGCCCTCCACCTCTGGGCCCCCTGTTCTGTGGAGCCCTCCTACTCCAGAGCCCTCCACCTCTGGGCCCCCTGTTCTGTGGAGCCCTCCTACTCCAGAGCCCTCCACCTCTGGGCCCCCTGTTCTGTGGAGCCCTCCTACTCCAGAGCCCTCCACCTCTGGGCCCCCTGTTCTGTGGAGCCCTCCACCTCCAGAGCCCTCCACCTCTGGGCCCCCCGTTCTGTggatccttcctcctcctcctcctcgtcccctGTTCTGTGGCCTCTCCCCATATGAAATCTGTAATTACAACTAA